A section of the Virgibacillus sp. NKC19-3 genome encodes:
- a CDS encoding sodium:solute symporter family transporter, producing MEWHSYYIIPIIYLILMVIVGIVVSKKQDTRSDFYVAGNKMNSGLLFSTIFSTVVGANTYMGFSGMVYDDGFSMTWMLVAAGSSYFVLFYISGKIRRIAQDYEVFTLPDIMTLRYSNFAAVLTTIFSLVALVGVRVAVFLVLVLF from the coding sequence ATGGAATGGCACAGCTATTATATCATTCCCATTATTTATTTAATCCTAATGGTTATTGTTGGTATTGTTGTATCCAAAAAACAGGATACACGATCTGATTTTTATGTAGCTGGTAATAAAATGAATTCGGGATTATTATTTAGTACGATTTTTTCAACAGTAGTCGGTGCTAATACATATATGGGATTTAGCGGGATGGTCTATGACGATGGGTTTTCCATGACATGGATGCTTGTTGCGGCTGGTTCTTCCTATTTTGTATTATTCTATATCTCGGGTAAAATTAGGCGGATAGCACAGGATTATGAAGTTTTTACGTTACCGGATATCATGACGCTAAGGTATTCTAATTTTGCTGCGGTTCTAACCACAATATTTTCCCTCGTTGCATTAGTGGGGGTGCGGGTGGCAGTATTCTTGGTATTGGTGTTATTTTAA
- a CDS encoding LacI family DNA-binding transcriptional regulator — protein MVTIKQVAKEAGVSVATVSRVLNNNGYVSQEALTNVKSVIEKLNYKPNSVARSLYNKTSNMIGLIVPDITNPFFPELARAVEDVAMIYGFKVVLCNSDQEPEKEKKYIDLFKQQYVDGIIMTAHSYESEIYTDLNIPVVALDRIGNTTLPAVVSNNYTGARKATDLLLQKGVENIAHIRGPRGVAPAEDRYRGFIDEVNKKNADYIIEESSFQLEGAEKKAREFLRAHTDVDGIFCSNDVIAVGVLKEALKKGIKVPEELQIIGFDGSFFGKMIYPELTTVSQPIYDMGAMATRLLIKIIEGNKPEKIFYEMPTTIIERSTTRK, from the coding sequence GTGGTTACGATAAAACAAGTAGCAAAAGAAGCCGGAGTATCGGTAGCAACTGTCTCCAGGGTTCTTAACAATAACGGTTATGTTAGTCAAGAGGCTTTAACCAATGTGAAGAGTGTCATAGAAAAACTAAATTATAAACCAAATTCAGTAGCAAGATCGCTTTACAATAAAACATCCAATATGATAGGCCTTATTGTTCCAGACATTACGAATCCCTTTTTTCCAGAATTAGCAAGAGCAGTGGAAGATGTGGCGATGATATATGGATTCAAGGTTGTACTGTGTAATTCGGATCAAGAACCTGAAAAAGAAAAGAAATACATCGATTTATTTAAACAACAATATGTAGATGGCATTATTATGACAGCGCATTCCTATGAGTCAGAAATTTATACCGATTTGAATATTCCAGTCGTCGCTTTAGACAGAATCGGTAATACAACTTTGCCCGCTGTGGTTTCAAATAATTATACTGGAGCTAGAAAAGCTACAGATTTATTGTTGCAAAAAGGGGTAGAAAATATTGCCCATATTCGAGGTCCAAGAGGTGTTGCTCCTGCTGAAGATCGTTATCGGGGTTTTATCGATGAGGTAAATAAAAAAAATGCGGATTATATTATAGAAGAATCAAGCTTTCAATTAGAAGGAGCAGAAAAAAAAGCGAGGGAATTTTTGAGAGCCCACACAGATGTAGATGGCATTTTTTGTAGTAACGATGTTATTGCAGTGGGTGTTTTAAAAGAAGCCTTAAAAAAAGGAATCAAGGTTCCAGAGGAATTACAGATTATTGGGTTCGATGGGTCATTTTTTGGGAAAATGATTTATCCAGAATTAACAACTGTATCACAGCCTATATATGATATGGGGGCAATGGCTACTCGATTATTGATAAAAATAATTGAGGGGAATAAGCCGGAAAAAATATTCTACGAGATGCCAACAACGATTATAGAAAGAAGCACAACAAGGAAGTAA
- a CDS encoding glutamine amidotransferase, with product MKILFIGESWTIHMIHAKGFDSFTSTKYEEGATYLLDCLRKGGVDVDYMPAHEVQVRFPRDLSQLEKYDAIVISDIGSNTFLLQNATFYDLESFPNALSLIREFVANGGGLLMIGGYLSFSGIEGKANYNNTELAEVLPVVIKDQDDRVEKPQGVRPHNTGVKHQIIENIDEWPSFLGYNQFQEKPDAEVLVNVDDDPFLVVGQYKKGKTACFASDCSPHWGPQGFLDWEHYQELWVNIMKYIGNDR from the coding sequence TTGAAAATTCTTTTTATTGGAGAATCATGGACAATTCACATGATACATGCAAAGGGGTTTGATAGTTTTACAAGTACGAAGTATGAGGAAGGTGCTACCTATCTATTGGACTGTTTACGTAAAGGCGGTGTAGACGTAGACTATATGCCTGCGCATGAGGTGCAGGTGCGTTTCCCGAGAGATCTCAGCCAATTAGAAAAGTACGATGCTATTGTGATAAGTGATATCGGAAGTAATACATTTTTACTTCAAAATGCAACATTTTATGATTTGGAATCGTTTCCGAATGCGCTTTCCTTAATAAGGGAATTTGTTGCAAATGGCGGCGGATTGCTTATGATTGGAGGCTATTTATCGTTTAGTGGAATAGAAGGAAAAGCAAATTACAACAATACGGAGTTAGCAGAAGTTCTTCCTGTAGTTATAAAAGATCAAGATGATCGAGTAGAAAAACCACAGGGAGTACGACCTCATAATACAGGTGTGAAGCACCAAATTATTGAAAATATCGATGAATGGCCATCTTTCCTAGGATACAATCAATTTCAGGAAAAGCCTGATGCGGAAGTGTTAGTAAACGTAGACGATGATCCATTTTTAGTTGTAGGTCAATATAAAAAGGGAAAAACGGCTTGTTTTGCAAGCGATTGTTCTCCGCACTGGGGACCACAAGGATTTTTGGATTGGGAACATTACCAAGAATTGTGGGTAAATATCATGAAATATATTGGAAATGATCGTTAA
- a CDS encoding NupC/NupG family nucleoside CNT transporter gives MNILWGILGVITILGIGVILSKDRKNINKRTILLGLVIQFIFAFLVLKSTVGRYLLEKLSMAVQSIIGFTNEGIAFLFDPLVAESGDTIFVLEVLTVIIFFSSLISILYYLGIMQWVVNILGGALSKLLHTTKPESISAAGNIFVGHTEAPLLVKPFIKKMNESELFAVMVGGMASTSGAVLVGYSLLGIPLEYLLAASFMGAPAGLIMAKIMIPHTKKQMEDIRNGNVEEMSILGDDEDEKPSNIIDAAASGASTGVKLVLEITGMLLAFVSLIAMINGGFGLIGDLFGMENLTMESILGVVLSPIAFLIGVPWDEAVTAAQFIGQKIVVNEFVAFAGLGEMYNELSAKTGMILSFAIAGYGNFGSIAIQIGTLGGLAPDRRKDVSRIGLRAMMAGSLATLLNGAIAGIFI, from the coding sequence ATGAATATATTGTGGGGGATCCTTGGTGTCATAACGATTCTTGGCATTGGTGTTATATTAAGTAAAGATAGGAAGAATATCAACAAACGAACGATTTTACTGGGGCTAGTCATTCAATTCATATTTGCTTTTCTAGTACTGAAATCAACGGTTGGTCGATATTTGTTAGAGAAGCTATCAATGGCTGTCCAAAGTATTATTGGGTTTACAAATGAAGGAATTGCTTTTCTATTTGATCCCTTAGTTGCGGAGAGTGGCGATACGATTTTTGTTCTGGAAGTATTAACAGTCATCATTTTCTTCTCTTCATTGATTTCCATCTTATATTATTTAGGAATTATGCAATGGGTGGTTAATATTCTGGGGGGTGCTTTATCCAAGCTGTTACACACAACGAAGCCAGAGTCAATTTCAGCTGCGGGTAATATTTTTGTCGGCCACACCGAAGCCCCTTTGTTAGTAAAACCGTTTATTAAAAAAATGAATGAATCGGAATTGTTTGCCGTTATGGTTGGTGGAATGGCGTCTACTTCCGGGGCTGTGCTTGTTGGGTATTCATTGTTAGGCATCCCGCTTGAATACTTGTTAGCTGCAAGTTTTATGGGAGCGCCTGCCGGGTTGATTATGGCTAAAATAATGATTCCACATACCAAAAAACAGATGGAAGATATTCGCAATGGAAACGTGGAAGAAATGAGTATTCTAGGTGATGATGAAGACGAGAAACCATCGAATATCATTGATGCGGCTGCTAGTGGTGCTTCGACTGGCGTAAAATTGGTTTTAGAAATTACGGGTATGTTATTAGCTTTTGTTTCGTTAATAGCTATGATTAATGGAGGATTTGGTTTAATAGGTGATCTATTTGGAATGGAAAATTTAACAATGGAATCGATATTAGGAGTTGTTCTTTCTCCCATTGCCTTTCTTATTGGGGTGCCATGGGATGAAGCAGTTACAGCAGCACAATTTATCGGGCAAAAAATAGTTGTGAATGAATTTGTTGCATTTGCTGGATTAGGAGAAATGTACAATGAGCTATCCGCTAAAACTGGAATGATTCTTAGTTTCGCTATAGCAGGGTATGGTAACTTTGGATCCATTGCTATACAGATTGGAACATTGGGTGGACTTGCCCCTGATCGCAGGAAAGATGTCTCCCGGATTGGTTTACGGGCGATGATGGCAGGAAGCTTGGCAACATTATTAAATGGTGCTATTGCAGGTATATTTATTTAA
- a CDS encoding phosphotriesterase family protein yields MAVETVQGPISVEQLGVTLMHEHLFTDRSRLWKDPVGPEKDFAQTKVQLDILGKLRLNPYGNYDNTLMTDKDVASEEVAHFYNQGGNTIVDVSPIGIGRDPKALFEVSRRSNLNIIMGSGFYLHDTIPAYVASMSIDEIKESIIRDLTEGVDNTGIKAGIIGEIGISPSMTDLEVKVLQGAARAQKESGKVLTIHTPGWERYCHRILDIVENEGGNLEQTILDHMNPSMDDMDYQLSLAKRGCYLEYDMIGIEVMFPEGQSPSDEDNANAIARLLDKGLEKQLLLSQDIFLKMFLKKYGGYGYSHILENFIPRLNQKGIHADEVYRLLIDNPKELFSK; encoded by the coding sequence ATGGCTGTAGAGACGGTACAGGGACCAATCTCTGTTGAACAATTAGGCGTTACGTTAATGCATGAACATTTATTTACAGATAGATCCAGGTTATGGAAAGATCCGGTAGGTCCTGAAAAGGACTTTGCTCAAACAAAAGTACAATTAGATATTCTTGGAAAACTGCGTTTAAATCCCTATGGTAATTATGATAATACGTTAATGACAGATAAAGATGTTGCGAGTGAAGAGGTAGCTCATTTTTATAACCAAGGCGGAAACACCATTGTAGATGTATCACCTATTGGAATAGGAAGAGATCCGAAGGCTTTGTTTGAAGTGTCCAGAAGATCCAACCTGAATATTATTATGGGATCTGGATTCTATTTACATGACACCATTCCAGCATATGTTGCATCGATGTCTATTGATGAGATTAAGGAAAGTATTATCCGTGATTTAACAGAAGGCGTCGATAACACGGGAATCAAAGCTGGAATTATTGGTGAAATAGGTATCAGTCCAAGTATGACCGATCTAGAGGTGAAGGTATTACAGGGAGCGGCTCGTGCTCAAAAGGAATCCGGAAAAGTGTTAACGATTCATACGCCGGGTTGGGAGAGGTACTGCCATCGGATTTTAGACATTGTAGAAAATGAAGGGGGAAATCTGGAGCAAACAATCTTAGATCATATGAACCCAAGTATGGACGATATGGATTATCAACTGTCCCTTGCAAAGCGTGGTTGTTATTTAGAATATGACATGATTGGCATTGAGGTTATGTTTCCGGAGGGCCAGTCCCCTTCTGATGAAGATAACGCCAATGCTATAGCGAGACTTTTAGATAAAGGCCTAGAAAAACAGTTACTATTGTCGCAAGATATATTTTTAAAGATGTTTCTAAAAAAATATGGGGGTTATGGCTATTCTCATATTTTAGAGAACTTCATTCCTCGATTAAACCAAAAAGGTATTCACGCAGATGAAGTCTATCGTTTATTAATCGACAATCCCAAAGAATTATTTAGCAAATAA
- a CDS encoding sodium:solute symporter family protein: MGVDTTVAILITSVVTIVYTTFGGLMGVALTDWIQSIIMVLGLVLVIIFGLQALSPDASWLSATVNGADSMNRVLGDGFMSVTESATFLMVLAWVITFLPLNTISQTQIQRVYSAKSVSAIQRTSLLMIWFVALFMAFGLALVGGIGKALIPDMANAETVFPMLAMEVIHPWVGMVIVTGILGACMSTVDSNLLGAGIHVTRDIYEKNITRKGNEINEKQTLRVTRWTLVIIGALSTVAAIFTPSIMDLLLMTQKIFAGATFIPIMLGLLWRKANTNGAISGMLLGGGATIICQIIGTTVDPVIVGIIFSLFGTVFGSLIKQENNEKGELFQVQTITNKDITFLSVILVGYVTFLTGMNFINVWPILIMLTLLGLIIGVVLLIAYMLPKRKRTKG, encoded by the coding sequence TTGGGTGTTGATACCACCGTTGCTATTCTAATCACTTCCGTTGTTACAATCGTTTATACAACCTTTGGCGGATTAATGGGAGTTGCACTTACGGACTGGATACAATCTATTATTATGGTATTGGGACTGGTATTGGTCATTATCTTTGGCCTGCAGGCACTATCACCGGATGCCTCTTGGTTATCTGCTACTGTAAATGGCGCGGATTCCATGAATAGGGTACTTGGTGATGGATTTATGAGCGTAACAGAAAGTGCTACATTTTTAATGGTACTTGCTTGGGTAATTACATTTTTACCTCTAAATACAATCAGCCAAACTCAGATTCAACGTGTTTATTCGGCTAAGAGCGTTTCCGCTATTCAACGAACAAGTTTATTAATGATTTGGTTTGTCGCATTATTTATGGCATTTGGTTTAGCACTGGTAGGTGGCATTGGGAAAGCGTTAATACCGGATATGGCAAATGCTGAAACCGTATTTCCAATGTTAGCTATGGAAGTGATTCATCCATGGGTTGGAATGGTTATCGTTACAGGAATACTAGGCGCCTGCATGTCTACGGTAGACTCGAATCTACTGGGAGCAGGCATTCACGTAACACGAGACATTTATGAAAAAAATATCACTCGTAAAGGCAACGAAATCAATGAGAAACAAACATTAAGAGTTACACGGTGGACGCTCGTTATTATTGGTGCACTGTCAACGGTTGCAGCCATTTTCACACCATCCATCATGGATTTACTATTGATGACCCAAAAGATATTTGCAGGAGCCACTTTTATACCAATTATGCTCGGGTTGCTTTGGCGTAAAGCAAATACGAATGGCGCTATTTCCGGGATGTTGCTTGGAGGCGGAGCAACTATTATTTGTCAAATAATAGGTACCACCGTGGACCCTGTTATTGTGGGTATTATTTTCTCACTTTTTGGTACTGTTTTTGGAAGTCTGATCAAGCAGGAAAACAATGAAAAAGGGGAACTCTTCCAAGTCCAAACAATTACGAATAAGGACATTACTTTTTTAAGTGTTATTCTTGTGGGCTATGTAACTTTCTTGACTGGCATGAATTTTATAAATGTCTGGCCTATATTAATTATGCTTACATTACTAGGGTTAATTATCGGAGTTGTTTTACTCATTGCATATATGTTACCAAAACGAAAGCGTACAAAAGGATAG